The Xiphophorus maculatus strain JP 163 A chromosome 7, X_maculatus-5.0-male, whole genome shotgun sequence region aattACAAGATATTAATATCTTGAGGTCAAGCAAGATCACGACATGTATCTCTGTATTCATCTTATTATTGCAGTAATCccaaagcagtttttttctttaaaaaaaaaattgttttatttttgtttttatttatttatttattttttattattaaaaataattaaaaaaaaaaattatttaattttttgcccGCAGAGTTATTTTTGGGTGGAGGGTTGGgggtgagggggggggggggggggggtatgtTGACACGGGGCGTGGTGTGAGACGGGACAGGCTGATGACTCCGTGGATTCACTCATGCATGGTCACACAGTGTGACAGCCCAGACATGGGTGGAAAAGGGTCCCAGCTCCGTTTAACCGAGCAACATCTGCGTCTCCAGGCCGACGCTCCATAAACTGACAACAAACAGAGGGcaactttttcttcttattattatattactgtTACGAGAATACGATAAACTACTTACAGCCCCAGGACAGACCAGGGAGCTGGAAAAGTTAGTCcgtcagtgtttgttttttttttttctttttgcggcaacatttaaaacaaaaaaagagctgaTGAAATTATCAGAGAAGTGAGACTTCGGGGAGCCGCTCAGCAGGAGGTCTCGACGCTTTTCCGACCATGCCACCGCTGACGGGCTGGTGGATTTCATCTTCCTGTGTCACTTTGACATCTTCAAAGGTATGACGGACAAACGAGACCAAACTTTCCCTCCCTCTGGTCGTCAGGAGGGAGTTAATGAAGAAATCTGAAGGTAATTAAGACCAGCTCCGGGGTTTTACTGAACAACTGAGGGACAAAAAGGCCTGACAAAGCTTGTGGCGCTTAAAGGGAGTCTGGGCACTCTGGCACACTCTGCATTGTGAGTCTGGCACGTATGCCTTTGTATTTGAACCTGACTCTGTTCGGCTGGTGGGCCTTAAATGCCGCTAAACTTTGCTGAATTTGAGGTTTTGCCAGTGAAAAGTTACCGcaaagtggaaaggaaaacttCCTGACCCAGTGAGGGTAACCTCTGTGGGATTCCTTTATGTCTTGCAAAGTTTACAGCAGGTAACAAGCAGAGTGTCTTCAGTGATCATCCGTTTCCTGTTTCTTGATGTTGTTTTGTACTTAAGTGTTCAACTGCAGTGTGAGTCCAGCGTTTTATTGCAAAGACTCGAAAGGCCTCAGTAATTTGATGTCCGACGACTGCTTTTCTCTTCTAGGTGTCAAACGGGTTGTGAACCTTAGTCGATGGATTTGTCACCTTTAATTCAAGAGGTTTTCAGTAAGTGTTTTCTCTAAAATTTAGTTTTGATTCaaattttttgccattttctcaATTTATTACATGTTCATTTCAAACTGCTGGCAAAAATACCGGTTGAAATACACAGTTTTAAAAGCCACTGGAAATAGTTGATTTAAGATTTCAGACAATGATTGAGATAGTTGTAGGCCGTTGAAACCGAATCGATTAAAACCGACTCTTTACGCTGGCTTCTATTTATTTaccagaaaaatctgaattcatCAATTTTGGCCCTAGAAAATAGTAACAGGAgatcatttgaacattttcacgaCGCGTCAAACTAAAATGCTATTTAAGATATATTTACATGTTGAGcctattttaaatttctattttgagttttaataaCATGTTAGATCTTAGTGCTTAATATTCTTATGTCAAAAATACagtaacagatttttaaaatatggttCAGgcagattttgtgtgtgtgttacaccAGACAGAGACTGGGGCGAGGGGAGGGAGggatgtgtaaatgtgtgtatggcgtgtatttgtgtgtgtgtgtgtgtgtgtgtgtgtgtgtgcacgttgTGGCATCCCAGAGCCCCATCTCTGCTAAATGCTGTTTTCGAACATAATAATGTCGATCTCAGCACATGCCTGCTGGGCAGCGGAGCGAGCAGGTGGGAGACAGAGACAGGGCCTGACacagacacagagagaaaagcCAATGAACTGGGCTTCAATCACACAGGTGGATTTTACAGTATACCAGCATCTGTATTGAAAGGCTGCAGCTTTGTGTTCAGATCCTCTTCTGATAGGTATTCAGTGGTATAGACGGTTTTATGCCAACAGTTGTTGTATGTGTCTATGTACAGTGTCTCAGTTCAGGGTAAGAGCCTTCGTCCCTTGAAGCTGTTTCAAGAGTCATTGGTCGTTTGTTTCTCTTGACATAATCTCTTCctctgtcctctttttttttttatttttactccacCCCAGCCTGTACTTTCTCCGTAGGCTAGAAACGTGGAAGCATGGGCGACTGGAGCTTTCTGGGGCGGCTGCTGGAGAATGCTCAGGAGCACTCAACAGTCATCGGCAAAGTCTGGCTGACCGTCCTCTTCATCTTCAGGATCCTGGTGCTCGGCACCGCGGCCGAAGAGGTCTGGGGCGACGAGCAGTCCGACTTCACCTGCAACACCCAGCAGCCCGGCTGCGAGAACGTCTGCTACGACGAGGCCTTCCCCATCTCGCACATCCGCTTCTGGGTGCTGCAGATCATCTTCGTGTCCACGCCGACCCTCATCTACCTGGGCCACGTGCTGCACATCGTCCGCATGGAGGAGAAGcggaaggagaaggaggaggagatgcgCAAAGCGAACAGGTTCCAAGAGGAGAAGGAACTCCTTTACAGAAACGGCGGCGACTCTGGAGGCGGCGGGAAGAAGGAGAAGCCGCCCATCAGAGACGAGCACGGCAAAATCCGCATCAGAGGTGCGCTGCTGCGCACCTAcgtgttcaatattattttcaaGACCCTGTTTGAAGTGGGTTTCATTTTGGGCCAGTATTTCCTGTATGGCTTCCAGTTGAGGCCCCTGTACAAATGCGCACGTTGGCCGTGCCCCAACACTGTTGACTGCTTCATATCAAGGCCCACTGAAAAGaccatttttattatatttatgctTGTGGTGGCTTGCGTGTCTCTTTTGCTGAATTTGTTAGAGATCTATCACCTCGGATGGAAGAAACTCAAGCAGGGCATGACGAATGAGTTCGTCCCTGACAGCGAGTCGCTGCAGCGCACCGACGCTGAAGAGCCTCAGTGTTTGGCCTCAGTCTCCAGAACTGTCCCATCCAGCCTCAGCTACCCTCCCAACTACATAGATGTGACGGCAGGCAGCGGGGCGTTCTTGCCACCTGTAAAGCCGGCGGCAATGGCTTCAGCAGCGGAGTTCAAGATGGGTGACCTTCAGCAGGAAGAGTCCCTTCGCCAGTCTTCTTCCCCTTCTCAGTACTACATCAGCAACAACCACAGACTGGCCACGCAGCAGAACTGGGCCAACTTGGCCACCGAGCAGCAGACTCGGGAGATGGGTTCCCCGTCGCCATCCTCGTCTTCTTCTGCCAACAATGAGAACGAACAGCAGCAGATGCCGGCTGGTGCTGCGCTGCTTCTTCCCAGCAACAACACCAACAGCAATGCCAACACCACCAACAACGCCGCCTCAGACAGCACTGGCGGCAGCAGCCCAGCCACCGACAGAGGCGGCGGAGGAGGCGACAACACGCAGGAGGAGGTCCACCGCACCATCACGACGGTGGAGATGCACGAGCCTCCGCACATGGCCAGTACAGACCCTCGGCGGCTCAGCCGGGCGAGCAAGAGCAGCAACGTCAGGGCCAGGCCAAGCGACCTGGCTGTCTAGAAGCGCTTTGGCCCTTTAGGGTCCCCCCACCCCTCCAACAGCACCTCCGGCTTCCTTCTACCACGCCCTCCAACACTGATTGTTAAACACGCAAGGAAAGCACTACATTCTTGCTTTAGGTAGGAACCAGAtctaagaaaaatacaaaaagacaaagtaaCAAGAGGCAGGAAAGCAAATCAGCATAAAATGTAGCTGCTAGTATGGAATCACTTCCCCAGACAGAAGGGTCCGACTTCACCCGTCGCTCCCTAGCCCCACCAATCTAAGTCCTTTTCTGGCTTTCATATATTTGATCCCATGGCCTAACGCAAACTAAATTTACTAGTCATTAGCTATAACAGACAGGTTTTCATTTGTAAGTGCGACAGCTGCCACCACGTGAGAACCGGGAAGGGTTTCGGACTCTGGGGATTCAGGGTGGTGTTGAGAGTCTTGGGTCAAATACTATCGTCTCCAGCTGTAGCCTTTTAGTGCAATCGGTGAATTGTAGAGCTGCTTATGTAAGGTTTGTTAAGACTGTGCACAAAAAGTATGATCACACCTTTTAACAAAAAGCAGAAGGTAAAATTCTATGTTGTTAAAGGCACATTTTAGAAATGTGGTTTGGTGGAAGACTTAGTGGTGCTTCACTCTTATTTGTTGGTGCAAACTGACATATTTTCCTAATGTCTGTGTGAAGATGATGAGATTCTTACGTTAAATAACGCTATGTCCACGTCATCTGAAGCTGGTTATTAGCTTGGCTATCTGTTCAGGTAGCAAGCCTATCCGGTCAGCCGCTTCAGACATGCCACTTGTTGTCGTTTTAGAACAGAACTGCCTTCATAAGAGGGATTGCTGGTGCTGATTTCAGTTTCCAATACCATCATACTTTTCTGTAAGTGAGGGAAACGTGTAGTGGCTTTGTCTTGGCCAGCTGCCCAGCAGTGCGCAGCAACAAGTGGGAGAGAAAGCACCGGTCACTTTGGCACTTTCTCTGAGATTTCATTAAGATGGTTTAAATAGTAGGAGTGGTATAAGAGAACATTTTAGTGCTTTAGAAAACTTAAAAACCCTGGTTTTCTTTGATACGGCCTAATAGTGAATGAAAATTTGCATTTCAGCTGCAGGAAGCAAAATGTCAGTGCTCTATGTTATGTTATTGCAATTtatattagcttttttttttttcttctccgaagagtttttacggcgctagtggctcgtattttttctacagtaggctgacagggaaggagaagggggaagacatgcggcaaaggtcgtcgggaccaggAGTTGAACCCGTGACGTccgtgtcgaggactaaggcctccaaacgtggggcgtgctaaccccctgcgccaccacagcatgcccccATGTTAGCTTACTTATTGTTCAGTATGAGGGTTTACTAAAGACTCTGAATCAATGTCACATTAAAAGgttgtagatgtttttttttaacaagatgtGACAACATAATTGTTTTCAAGACAGATTATTGCAAAAAGTGTAGTCCTACAACTCACCGATGTACTGGCAAACTAACTTTGTTTTACCCTAAATCCACTATGTATCTCTTTTgccaatgttttaaaaatttaacagtcaggatgaaggaaaaataattttaaaaaacaatgcagGTCAAAATTAACCAAGTGATTCCTATAGTTGACCTTGTCCTCTCAGAGAAAATGGTTACCTGACTCTGCTTTCAGTCAAcataagtaaaaatatattgcacAAAGTTATTGCATgccaaaaactttaaaaatataatccaAAAATACACCAGGCAACATGATATTCAAAATATAGCATCCCAGAGGGTTTTGGTTAAGGATTTGTAACAAGTATTTTGTAGTTATTTGGGTGGGTTATTTCTTTCCCCAATATACCCACAACTACCTTTTTAATCACACCTGAACAACAATAGCAACCTTGGAAGctccattatttttttattgttacacaCTTCATGTGCttctttattagttttattctgaaaagtgctatttttttaagaaactgaaTTGACTTTTACTCACATACCCCATCCCTGTAGTAGTCAGTTTTTGACTGAGCAGCAActcagattaaaaagaaaaaacaaaaacagctgttGTGCGTTTTTGAAACGCTGTTGTGCAGTACCCCCCACtaatgctttttatttctcttgtgCTCGTCGCGATACTTGGACACCTTCAGAGAACCTGAGATGTTAACTCATCAACCGCCACGCACTTCTGTGTATGTGGTGTGTCACTGTCTTGTTTGGTTGCTCACGCCGcaagcattttcaaaatgcCGTTTCACTTTACATTAACCTTAATCTACGGTATATTGTCACAAGCCCCTCACCGGCGCACCTGAGTGAAAAACCTGATCTGTACTTGACATGTTACTGAGCATAACAGCACAATGAAGAATTAGAGGGACAGTTAAGGATTTAAAAGTGAAGTTCTgctaaaggttttttttagcagttaaTATCTTACTTGCAATAGATACGTATCAAGAGATTCTTATTAGTATAAATCCACATTAGCTAGCCCTGGAGACAGAAGCTAGTAGCGTCAGCATCTGAGACTGAAGCTAGCTAGACTGAAGCTAGCAGCTGGTGAAGTTCTGCTAACGGTATATAAGCAGTTAACTTACTTGCAATAGATAAGTCTCAAGGCATCTTCATCAGTATAAATTCACATTACCAAGCTCTGGAGACAGAAGCTACTAGCTAGCTTCTTCCTCAGTGGCAGAAGCTAGTAGCTAGCTTCAGCATCTGAGACTGaagctagcagctagctaattcaaaaagaacaaatcccCAGTATTCtgccattttaaaaatcctcatATCTCGAAATGGTATTCTTTGAGATTTCATAAACATCTCAAAGTTTAGGATTTTAAAGTGAAGTTCTCCTAAAGGTATATAAGCAGTTAATAACTTACTTTTAACAGATAAGCCTCAAGGCATCTTCATTAGTATAAATCCACAGTAACTAGCCCTAGA contains the following coding sequences:
- the LOC102218413 gene encoding gap junction alpha-3 protein-like, which encodes MGDWSFLGRLLENAQEHSTVIGKVWLTVLFIFRILVLGTAAEEVWGDEQSDFTCNTQQPGCENVCYDEAFPISHIRFWVLQIIFVSTPTLIYLGHVLHIVRMEEKRKEKEEEMRKANRFQEEKELLYRNGGDSGGGGKKEKPPIRDEHGKIRIRGALLRTYVFNIIFKTLFEVGFILGQYFLYGFQLRPLYKCARWPCPNTVDCFISRPTEKTIFIIFMLVVACVSLLLNLLEIYHLGWKKLKQGMTNEFVPDSESLQRTDAEEPQCLASVSRTVPSSLSYPPNYIDVTAGSGAFLPPVKPAAMASAAEFKMGDLQQEESLRQSSSPSQYYISNNHRLATQQNWANLATEQQTREMGSPSPSSSSSANNENEQQQMPAGAALLLPSNNTNSNANTTNNAASDSTGGSSPATDRGGGGGDNTQEEVHRTITTVEMHEPPHMASTDPRRLSRASKSSNVRARPSDLAV